A part of Drosophila bipectinata strain 14024-0381.07 chromosome 3L, DbipHiC1v2, whole genome shotgun sequence genomic DNA contains:
- the LOC108127501 gene encoding uncharacterized protein, with the protein MEHQEESSKNKDLENEHVLEENSKISRRWVHPWRLKVAPLFKPIRRPLFSGMNFKCYMVTVLSGRRRNKRFFLNVTRYYRLMPKVLSTVLNTLRWKNWHTFFMLTTAREFQRWRLRYPMSPITFGIESVAVSKTEQLLKRLWTPKPKPKRREANGRKNRNGSLTNTTIFDE; encoded by the coding sequence ATGGAGCATCAGGAAGAAtcatcaaaaaataaagatttggAAAATGAACATGTTTTGGAggaaaactcaaaaatatccCGCCGATGGGTGCATCCCTGGCGCCTCAAGGTGGCGCCCCTCTTCAAGCCGATACGCCGACCTCTATTTTCGGGCATGAATTTCAAGTGTTACATGGTCACGGTCTTGTCCGGTCGGAGGAGGAACAAGCGCTTCTTCCTTAACGTGACGCGCTATTACAGGCTGATGCCGAAGGTCCTTTCCACCGTTTTGAATACTCTTCGATGGAAAAACTGGCACACTTTCTTTATGCTCACTACGGCGCGAGAATTCCAACGCTGGCGACTTCGGTATCCCATGAGTCCAATAACATTTGGTATAGAAAGTGTAGCGGTTTCGAAAACCGAGCAACTCCTCAAGAGACTGTGGACTCCCAAGCCAAAGCCCAAGAGGAGGGAGGCCAACGGAAGGAAGAATCGGAATGGGAGCTTAACAAACACCACAATTTTTGATGAATAA